One region of Micromonospora lupini genomic DNA includes:
- the dapA gene encoding 4-hydroxy-tetrahydrodipicolinate synthase — MTHDHPDAAARPVSRPFGRVLTAMVSPFTSDGSLDLDGATRLASHLVDEQGNDALVVNGTTGESPTTTDAEKERLIRAVVEAVGDRARVVAGIGTNDTRHTIELAAAAEKAGAHGLLVVTPYYNKPPQSGLLRHFTAVADASGLPVMLYDIPHRSGVPIDTETLVRLADHGRIVAVKDAKGDLTATSWVTSRTGLAFYSGEDALTLPALAVGCVGVVGTSTHFTGALTAEMIEAYDAGDMPAALALHRRLLPLFTGIFRTQGTILVKAGLASLGLPAGPVRPPLVDATDDEIAQLRADFAAAGLELPE, encoded by the coding sequence ATGACGCACGACCACCCCGACGCCGCGGCCCGACCGGTGTCCCGCCCCTTCGGCCGGGTGCTCACGGCCATGGTGAGCCCGTTCACGTCCGACGGCTCGCTCGACCTCGACGGCGCCACCCGGCTGGCGAGCCACCTGGTCGACGAGCAGGGCAACGACGCGCTGGTGGTCAACGGCACCACCGGCGAGTCGCCGACCACCACCGACGCGGAGAAGGAACGCCTGATCCGGGCAGTGGTGGAGGCCGTCGGTGACCGGGCCAGGGTCGTCGCCGGGATCGGCACCAACGACACCCGGCACACCATCGAGCTTGCCGCCGCCGCCGAGAAGGCCGGCGCGCACGGCCTGCTCGTGGTCACCCCGTACTACAACAAGCCGCCGCAGAGCGGTCTGCTGCGGCACTTCACCGCCGTGGCCGACGCCAGCGGACTGCCGGTGATGCTGTACGACATCCCGCACCGCTCCGGAGTGCCGATCGACACCGAGACCCTGGTCCGGCTCGCCGACCACGGCCGGATCGTCGCGGTCAAGGACGCCAAGGGTGACCTGACCGCCACCAGCTGGGTGACCAGCCGGACCGGCCTCGCCTTCTACAGCGGCGAGGACGCGCTGACCCTGCCGGCGCTGGCAGTCGGTTGCGTGGGCGTGGTCGGCACCTCGACGCACTTCACCGGGGCGCTGACCGCAGAGATGATCGAGGCGTACGACGCGGGGGACATGCCTGCCGCGCTTGCCCTGCACCGGCGGCTGCTGCCGCTGTTCACCGGCATCTTCCGCACGCAGGGCACCATCCTGGTGAAGGCGGGCCTGGCCTCGCTGGGCCTGCCGGCCGGCCCGGTGCGACCCCCGCTCGTGGACGCCACCGACGACGAGATCGCCCAGCTGCGCGCGGACTTCGCGGCAGCGGGCCTGGAGCTGCCCGAATGA
- the thyX gene encoding FAD-dependent thymidylate synthase — protein sequence MVQPQVKLIAWTQFAAPDDVPWSTDAEGGQALAEFAGRACYQSWKKPNPATATNAGYLAHILDVGHLSVLEHGSVTFYFTGVSRSFTHELIRHRHFSYSQLSQRYVPERDAAMVEPAVIAEDPELHKRFTEAAEASVRAYTELLEGLEQRFSDEPNPTLRRKQARQAARAVLPNATETRIVVTGNYRAWRHFVAMRATEYADVEIRELAVECLRQLQTVAPNVFADFVISTLPDGTEVAASPHEAS from the coding sequence ATGGTGCAGCCCCAGGTCAAGTTGATCGCGTGGACCCAGTTCGCGGCCCCGGACGACGTGCCGTGGTCGACCGACGCCGAGGGTGGCCAGGCGCTCGCCGAGTTCGCCGGGCGGGCCTGCTACCAGTCGTGGAAGAAGCCGAACCCGGCGACCGCCACCAACGCCGGCTACCTCGCGCACATCCTCGACGTCGGCCACCTGAGCGTGCTTGAGCACGGCTCGGTCACCTTCTACTTCACCGGGGTCTCCCGCTCCTTCACCCACGAGCTGATCCGGCACCGGCACTTCTCGTACTCCCAGCTCTCGCAGCGCTACGTCCCCGAGCGGGACGCGGCAATGGTCGAGCCGGCGGTCATCGCCGAGGACCCCGAGCTGCACAAGCGCTTCACCGAGGCCGCCGAAGCGAGCGTGCGGGCGTACACCGAGTTGCTGGAGGGGCTCGAGCAGCGCTTCTCCGACGAGCCGAACCCGACGTTGCGTCGCAAGCAGGCCCGGCAGGCGGCCCGCGCGGTGCTGCCCAACGCGACCGAGACCCGGATCGTGGTCACCGGCAACTACCGGGCGTGGCGGCACTTCGTCGCGATGCGGGCCACCGAGTACGCCGACGTGGAGATCCGTGAGCTGGCCGTGGAGTGCCTGCGCCAGCTCCAGACGGTGGCGCCGAACGTCTTCGCCGACTTCGTGATCTCCACGCTGCCGGACGGCACCGAGGTGGCGGCCAGCCCGCACGAGGCGTCCTGA
- a CDS encoding DUF2752 domain-containing protein, with the protein MYRERVTSAPGPVDQPQPTGWPASPPEGYGYPQPEPDRLTHYAREVPADVLTRVVLRLYERSPRWVGPLAAVGCVGLGMAYALLSNPTQTDPDAAPTCLLKLTTGLDCPGCGGTRALWYVLHADLPAAARHHFLFVFALPFLAYLFVAWAANQAFGWRLPELRISTKVIVGFLGAWLAFSVLRNLPWAPFTSLYV; encoded by the coding sequence GTGTACCGTGAGCGCGTGACGAGCGCTCCCGGACCGGTCGACCAGCCGCAGCCCACCGGGTGGCCGGCGAGCCCGCCTGAGGGTTACGGCTATCCGCAGCCCGAGCCCGACCGGCTCACGCACTACGCGCGGGAGGTGCCGGCTGACGTGCTCACCCGGGTCGTGCTGCGGCTCTACGAGCGGTCGCCGCGCTGGGTGGGGCCGCTCGCCGCGGTCGGCTGCGTCGGTCTCGGCATGGCCTACGCGCTGCTGAGCAACCCGACCCAGACCGACCCGGACGCCGCGCCGACCTGCCTGCTCAAGCTGACCACCGGGCTCGACTGCCCAGGCTGCGGCGGCACCCGCGCGCTCTGGTACGTGCTGCACGCCGACCTGCCGGCCGCGGCCCGCCACCACTTCCTGTTCGTCTTCGCGCTGCCCTTCCTGGCGTACCTCTTCGTGGCCTGGGCGGCCAACCAGGCGTTCGGCTGGCGGCTGCCCGAGCTGCGGATCAGCACGAAGGTCATCGTCGGGTTCCTGGGCGCGTGGCTCGCGTTCTCGGTGCTGCGCAACCTGCCCTGGGCGCCGTTCACCTCGCTCTACGTCTGA
- a CDS encoding winged helix-turn-helix domain-containing protein: MAAPESLSLAQARRVALAAQGFADPPPVGAPTRRHLRRVLDRVGLIQMDSVNVLQRAHYLPLYSRLGPYPTTLLDQAAYRRPRELFEYWGHEASLVPVGLHPLLRWRMARAHSESWGGMRRIAQEQPELVAWVRDEVAARGPLTAAEIEHDAPRETGNWGWNWSAVKRALEYLFWAGEVTAAERSTSFARRYDLPERVLPPAVLAMPTPSDAEAYRALVALAARSLGVAAEPELRDYFRLPLAGARQAVAELAEAGELVPVTVAGWRQPAWLHASARLPRWVRGNTLVSPFDPLVWERARTERLFDFSYRIEIYVPAPQRVYGYYVLPFLQGDRFTARVDLKADRKAGVLLVPAAWIEPGADPGETAVALAAELYRLAGWLGLDAVAPPAAGDLAGPLTAALAGVSGVP, encoded by the coding sequence ATGGCCGCACCGGAATCACTCTCACTCGCCCAGGCCCGCCGGGTGGCACTCGCCGCCCAGGGCTTCGCCGACCCGCCGCCGGTCGGGGCGCCCACGCGTCGACATCTGCGCCGGGTCCTCGACCGGGTCGGGTTGATCCAGATGGACTCGGTGAACGTGCTGCAGCGCGCGCACTACCTGCCGCTCTACAGCCGGCTCGGTCCGTACCCCACCACGCTTCTCGACCAGGCCGCCTACCGGCGTCCCCGCGAGCTGTTCGAGTACTGGGGCCACGAGGCGTCCCTGGTGCCGGTGGGGCTGCACCCGCTGCTGCGCTGGCGGATGGCCCGCGCGCACAGCGAATCCTGGGGTGGCATGCGGCGCATCGCCCAGGAGCAGCCGGAGCTTGTCGCCTGGGTCCGTGACGAGGTGGCCGCGCGGGGCCCGTTGACCGCCGCCGAGATCGAGCACGACGCACCCCGGGAGACCGGCAACTGGGGATGGAACTGGTCGGCCGTGAAGCGGGCGCTGGAGTACTTGTTCTGGGCCGGCGAGGTGACCGCCGCCGAGCGCAGCACCTCCTTCGCCCGCCGCTACGACCTGCCCGAGCGGGTGCTTCCGCCGGCCGTGCTTGCCATGCCCACGCCGAGCGACGCCGAGGCGTACCGGGCTCTGGTGGCCCTCGCCGCGCGGTCGCTCGGGGTCGCCGCCGAACCGGAGCTGCGCGACTACTTCCGGCTGCCACTGGCCGGCGCCCGGCAGGCCGTCGCGGAGCTTGCCGAGGCCGGCGAGCTGGTGCCGGTCACCGTGGCGGGCTGGCGGCAGCCGGCCTGGCTGCACGCGTCCGCCCGGCTGCCCCGGTGGGTTCGCGGCAACACCCTGGTCAGCCCCTTCGACCCACTCGTCTGGGAACGGGCCCGCACCGAGCGGCTGTTCGACTTCAGCTACCGGATCGAGATCTACGTCCCGGCGCCACAGCGTGTGTACGGCTACTACGTGCTGCCGTTCCTGCAGGGCGACCGGTTCACCGCCCGCGTCGACCTGAAGGCCGACCGCAAGGCCGGGGTGCTGCTGGTTCCGGCCGCCTGGATCGAGCCCGGCGCCGACCCGGGGGAGACTGCCGTCGCGCTCGCCGCCGAGCTGTACCGGCTCGCCGGCTGGCTCGGGCTGGACGCGGTGGCGCCCCCCGCGGCCGGCGACCTGGCCGGTCCGCTCACCGCCGCGTTGGCCGGCGTGTCCGGTGTACCGTGA
- a CDS encoding GNAT family N-acetyltransferase — MLTIRREEPDDAEAVARVHVHGWQSGYAGVMPDEVLDRLNVGAWAQRRRDVGTADPEHPFSTLLGEVDGLVVGFTTFGPYRRNQDRDDLDPTVGEVLALYVEPAFWGDGTAAALLAAARVGLSERGWTGYRLWVLADNGRARRFYERAGLSPDGERSTYQVPLAGGRGPVGLVELRYAGRLDD, encoded by the coding sequence ATGCTGACCATCCGCCGGGAGGAGCCGGACGACGCCGAGGCGGTCGCCCGGGTGCACGTGCACGGCTGGCAGTCGGGTTACGCCGGCGTCATGCCGGACGAGGTGCTCGATCGGCTCAACGTGGGGGCCTGGGCGCAGCGCCGCCGTGACGTGGGCACCGCCGACCCGGAGCACCCGTTCAGCACCCTGCTCGGTGAGGTGGACGGGCTGGTCGTCGGCTTCACCACGTTCGGGCCGTACCGCCGCAACCAGGACCGCGACGACCTGGACCCGACCGTCGGCGAGGTGCTGGCGCTCTACGTCGAGCCGGCGTTCTGGGGTGACGGGACGGCCGCCGCGCTGCTCGCCGCCGCCCGCGTCGGGCTCAGCGAGCGGGGCTGGACCGGCTACCGGCTGTGGGTGCTGGCGGACAACGGACGGGCCCGCCGGTTCTACGAACGGGCCGGGCTGTCACCTGACGGTGAGCGGTCGACCTACCAGGTGCCGCTCGCCGGCGGGCGCGGGCCGGTCGGGCTGGTCGAGCTGCGGTACGCCGGCCGCCTCGACGACTGA
- a CDS encoding glycosyltransferase 87 family protein, translated as MAQGANRTTAQVVGVVVLAAAVAAFLAVAAVRHGFFDLKVYYGALTWWVHDGGEIYDYLKPGTQYGFTYPPFAALVMLPMAYLPWTAAIAVSVLASVVTTTVLIWWLVDPIARRAGWTRWFALAVALCLAAAFEPMRETVNFGQVNTLLLFLVAVDLLRLLPAGNRWAGVGIGLATAIKLTPGIFIVYLLVTGRWRAALTASGAAAGVSLLAGALFPDASREFWTEALWNTGRVGELAFVSNQSLRGVVARLDPQHPSTLLWLLLVLGALTLWAWRSRAAVAAGDEATGLALTGAVMCLVSPVTWVHHLVWLLPGLILLVDNAMAAPAGRRRRVLLAAATIGYVLLISRTVWFWEKDFTGVDGFVGSNAYVWISLALLAFLPVRRWLTPGGSVVEAAGVPQLDQPDRPAPAGERHLVGRPLTVR; from the coding sequence GTGGCGCAGGGTGCCAACAGGACGACCGCACAGGTCGTCGGGGTGGTGGTGCTCGCCGCGGCGGTCGCCGCGTTCCTCGCCGTCGCGGCCGTCCGGCACGGCTTCTTCGACCTGAAGGTCTACTACGGCGCGTTGACGTGGTGGGTGCACGACGGCGGGGAGATCTACGACTACCTCAAACCGGGCACCCAGTACGGCTTCACGTACCCGCCGTTCGCGGCGCTTGTCATGCTGCCGATGGCGTACCTGCCGTGGACGGCCGCGATCGCGGTGAGCGTGCTCGCAAGCGTGGTCACCACCACGGTGTTGATCTGGTGGCTTGTCGACCCGATCGCCCGCCGGGCCGGGTGGACCCGCTGGTTCGCGCTCGCCGTCGCGCTCTGCCTGGCCGCCGCCTTCGAGCCGATGCGGGAGACGGTGAACTTCGGCCAGGTCAACACGCTGCTGCTCTTCCTGGTGGCGGTGGACCTGCTGCGGCTGCTGCCGGCCGGCAACCGCTGGGCCGGGGTGGGCATCGGCCTGGCCACCGCGATCAAGCTGACCCCGGGCATCTTCATCGTCTATCTGCTTGTCACCGGGCGCTGGCGGGCGGCGCTCACCGCCAGCGGCGCGGCCGCCGGGGTGTCGCTGCTGGCCGGCGCGCTCTTCCCGGACGCCTCCCGGGAGTTCTGGACCGAGGCGCTGTGGAACACCGGGCGGGTCGGCGAGTTGGCGTTCGTCTCCAACCAGTCGCTGCGCGGGGTGGTCGCCCGGCTCGACCCGCAGCACCCGAGCACCCTGCTCTGGCTGCTGCTCGTGCTCGGCGCCCTGACGCTCTGGGCCTGGCGGTCCCGGGCCGCCGTCGCGGCCGGCGACGAGGCGACCGGCCTGGCGCTGACCGGCGCGGTGATGTGCCTGGTCAGCCCGGTCACCTGGGTCCATCACCTGGTCTGGCTGCTGCCCGGGCTGATCCTGCTCGTCGACAACGCGATGGCCGCGCCCGCCGGTCGCCGCCGCCGCGTCCTGCTGGCCGCCGCGACCATCGGGTACGTGCTGCTGATCAGCCGGACCGTCTGGTTCTGGGAGAAGGACTTCACGGGCGTCGACGGCTTCGTCGGCAGCAACGCGTACGTCTGGATCAGCCTCGCCCTGCTGGCCTTCCTGCCGGTCCGCCGGTGGCTGACACCGGGCGGATCAGTCGTCGAGGCGGCCGGCGTACCGCAGCTCGACCAGCCCGACCGGCCCGCGCCCGCCGGCGAGCGGCACCTGGTAGGTCGACCGCTCACCGTCAGGTGA
- a CDS encoding GNAT family N-acetyltransferase: MALGYVRPARPEDAGEIARIQLATWRVAYRRILPRHVLDNLDEAFLARRWSAAVLEPPSGAHRVLVAVEQAEQSYLVGFAASGPADGEALAPGEPADALGPDVAAVTDLLVEPRWGRRGHGSRLLAATVDLWREDGLRRAVAWAFDGDEATRKFLTSTGWEPDGAARALDVDDMLVPQVRLHVAVPPEKTE; this comes from the coding sequence ATGGCTCTCGGGTACGTCCGCCCGGCGCGTCCCGAGGACGCCGGCGAGATCGCACGCATCCAGCTCGCGACGTGGCGGGTCGCGTACCGCCGCATCCTGCCTCGGCATGTGCTCGACAACCTGGACGAGGCGTTCCTCGCCCGGCGGTGGAGCGCCGCGGTGCTGGAGCCGCCCTCGGGCGCGCACCGGGTGCTCGTCGCCGTCGAACAGGCCGAGCAATCGTATCTGGTGGGGTTCGCGGCCTCCGGTCCGGCCGACGGCGAGGCGCTCGCTCCGGGTGAGCCGGCCGACGCGCTGGGCCCGGACGTGGCCGCCGTGACCGACCTGCTGGTGGAGCCGCGCTGGGGTCGGCGGGGGCACGGCAGTCGCCTGCTCGCCGCGACCGTCGACCTGTGGCGCGAGGACGGTCTGCGTCGGGCGGTGGCCTGGGCGTTCGACGGTGACGAGGCGACCCGGAAGTTCCTCACCAGCACCGGCTGGGAGCCCGACGGCGCGGCCCGGGCGCTCGACGTCGACGACATGCTGGTGCCTCAGGTGCGCCTGCACGTGGCCGTCCCGCCGGAGAAGACCGAGTGA
- a CDS encoding carbohydrate ABC transporter permease encodes MAVLTDRQAAAPAPARDDKRAARTLATRFLGYATLVFFGLVFLYPFVIQIASSFKTEPDAAANPLSPIPDPLTLAGFERIFAGTNFPLWLGNSLLVTVLVTLGRVFFDSLAGYALARLRFAGRGGLFAAVIAVMAVPGVVLLIPKFLVLNQLGIYNSYAGLVVPLLADAAGVFIMKQFFESIPVSVEEAARIDGASIFRTFWSVVLPMAKPALITLTILSFQGSWNEFPHSLVSVQDPDLFTLPRGLADLVSGSLGSGTQYPLKLGAALLATIPVAIIFVVFQRYFVRDANDGSDKG; translated from the coding sequence ATGGCCGTGCTCACCGACCGCCAGGCGGCCGCGCCCGCGCCCGCGCGCGACGACAAGCGCGCGGCCCGCACCCTGGCCACCCGCTTCCTGGGGTACGCCACGCTTGTCTTCTTCGGGTTGGTGTTCCTCTATCCGTTCGTCATCCAGATCGCCAGCTCGTTCAAGACCGAGCCCGACGCGGCGGCGAACCCGCTCTCGCCGATCCCGGACCCCCTCACCCTGGCCGGCTTCGAGCGGATCTTCGCGGGCACCAACTTCCCGCTCTGGCTGGGCAACTCGCTGCTGGTGACAGTGCTGGTGACCCTCGGCCGGGTGTTCTTCGACTCGCTCGCCGGCTACGCGCTCGCCCGGCTGCGGTTCGCCGGGCGCGGAGGGCTGTTCGCGGCCGTCATCGCGGTGATGGCGGTGCCCGGCGTGGTGCTGCTGATCCCGAAGTTCCTGGTCCTCAACCAGCTCGGCATCTACAACAGCTACGCCGGCCTGGTGGTGCCGCTGCTGGCCGACGCGGCGGGCGTGTTCATCATGAAGCAGTTCTTCGAGTCGATCCCGGTGAGCGTGGAGGAGGCCGCCCGCATCGACGGGGCGAGCATCTTCCGTACCTTCTGGTCGGTGGTGCTGCCGATGGCGAAGCCGGCGCTGATCACCCTGACCATCCTGTCGTTCCAGGGCTCCTGGAACGAGTTCCCGCACAGCCTCGTGTCGGTGCAGGACCCGGACCTGTTCACCCTGCCCCGCGGCCTCGCCGACCTGGTCAGCGGCTCGCTGGGCAGCGGCACCCAGTACCCGCTCAAACTGGGCGCCGCGCTGCTCGCCACCATCCCGGTGGCGATCATCTTCGTGGTGTTCCAGCGCTACTTCGTCCGCGACGCCAACGACGGCTCGGACAAGGGCTGA
- a CDS encoding carbohydrate ABC transporter permease: MATETLTAAATAPGASPRRRRGGVRGNENLAGWLFVTPVIVILGLFLLLPILMALWVSLTDWNGQGSPFTGDVPFVGAHNYTQLFTEDGLARRDFMTSIRNNIYYVAIVVPAQTVLALGLALVVNSRMLKGKSFFRSAFYFPSVTSSVAISVVFLFLFANSGAVNALLGFLGIDGPEWFADSRGVLHLLLGAVGVDTPPAALTDGGPFGLTWWDWLAGPSVAMISIITLVVWTTSGTFMLMFLAGLQNVPVTLDEASTLDGASRWQRLRYVTLPMIRPTTFLVLTLGMIGSWQVFDQVYVMSQGDPAKTTLTPAYLSYRTAFRDFDYGSGAAISFVLFLIIIVLTLIQRRALAERDTDRPRRGWWRRRVPERF, encoded by the coding sequence ATGGCAACCGAGACACTGACCGCCGCGGCGACCGCGCCCGGGGCGAGCCCACGGCGACGTAGGGGTGGCGTCCGCGGCAACGAGAACCTCGCCGGCTGGCTCTTCGTCACGCCGGTGATCGTCATCCTGGGGCTGTTCCTGCTGCTGCCGATCCTGATGGCGCTCTGGGTCAGCCTGACCGACTGGAACGGGCAAGGTAGCCCGTTCACGGGCGACGTCCCGTTCGTCGGCGCGCACAACTACACGCAGTTGTTCACCGAGGACGGGCTGGCCCGCCGCGACTTCATGACGAGCATCCGCAACAACATCTACTACGTGGCGATCGTGGTGCCGGCGCAGACAGTGCTGGCGCTCGGGTTGGCACTTGTCGTGAACAGCCGGATGCTCAAGGGCAAGAGCTTCTTCCGCAGCGCGTTCTACTTCCCCTCGGTCACCAGCTCGGTCGCGATAAGCGTGGTGTTCCTGTTCCTGTTCGCCAACTCAGGCGCGGTGAACGCGCTGCTCGGCTTCCTCGGGATCGACGGCCCGGAGTGGTTCGCCGACTCCCGTGGCGTGCTGCACCTGCTCCTCGGCGCGGTCGGGGTCGACACGCCCCCGGCGGCGCTTACCGACGGAGGCCCGTTCGGGCTGACCTGGTGGGACTGGCTGGCCGGCCCGAGCGTGGCGATGATCTCGATCATCACGTTGGTCGTCTGGACCACGTCCGGCACGTTCATGCTGATGTTCCTGGCCGGCCTGCAGAACGTTCCGGTGACGCTGGACGAGGCAAGCACCCTCGACGGAGCCTCCCGCTGGCAACGCCTCCGCTACGTCACCCTGCCGATGATCAGGCCGACCACCTTCCTGGTGCTCACCCTCGGCATGATCGGCTCCTGGCAGGTCTTCGACCAGGTGTACGTCATGAGCCAGGGCGACCCGGCCAAGACCACCCTCACCCCGGCCTACCTGTCGTACCGGACCGCGTTCCGGGACTTCGACTACGGCTCCGGCGCGGCGATCTCCTTCGTGCTGTTCCTGATCATCATCGTGCTCACGCTGATCCAGCGCCGGGCGCTCGCCGAGCGCGACACCGACCGGCCGCGCCGCGGCTGGTGGCGTCGACGCGTACCGGAGAGGTTCTGA
- a CDS encoding sugar ABC transporter substrate-binding protein yields the protein MAPRHLTRAAVAGLAAFALLGSAACGSGFDDSSDDAKQSSGPASLQILIGSSGDAETKAVQDAAAAWANSSGNTATVTPAQDLTQQLGQALAGGTPPDVFYVDAARFADYASVGALEPYGDKISNPDDFYESLRTTFSYDGKLYCAPKDFSTLALQINTDLWAKAGLTDADVPTTWDQLTATAQKIKAKGQVALALGDTRDRIGAFMVQNGGWLLSKDGKQPTADTPENLAALQYVKTLLTSGLAKYPKQLDAGWSGEAFGKGKAVMTIEGNWIKGALQNDFPNVKYKVVALPAGPKGQGTLSFTQCWGIAAKSKYKDQAIKFVEAMTSGEQQLTFAKAVGVMPSRQSVRDRYTAASPTDKVFIDGAAYAQGPVNAPKMDSVLKDLDTGLQGLTNGDPKTVLQNFDKNAKAALGGS from the coding sequence ATGGCACCTCGACACCTCACCCGGGCGGCGGTGGCCGGCCTCGCCGCCTTCGCGCTCCTCGGCTCCGCCGCCTGCGGCAGCGGCTTCGACGACTCCTCCGACGACGCCAAGCAGTCCAGCGGCCCGGCCAGTCTGCAGATTCTCATCGGCTCCTCAGGCGACGCCGAGACCAAGGCCGTGCAGGACGCCGCGGCGGCGTGGGCCAACAGCTCCGGCAACACCGCCACGGTCACCCCGGCGCAGGACCTCACCCAGCAACTCGGCCAGGCCCTCGCCGGCGGGACCCCGCCGGACGTCTTCTACGTCGACGCGGCCCGCTTCGCCGACTACGCGAGCGTCGGCGCGCTCGAGCCGTACGGCGACAAGATCTCGAACCCGGACGACTTCTACGAGAGCCTGCGCACCACGTTCTCGTACGACGGCAAGCTCTACTGCGCGCCCAAGGACTTCTCCACCCTCGCCCTGCAGATCAACACGGACCTGTGGGCGAAGGCCGGGCTGACCGACGCCGACGTCCCGACCACCTGGGACCAGCTCACCGCGACCGCCCAGAAGATCAAGGCGAAGGGGCAGGTCGCCCTGGCGCTCGGCGACACCCGGGATCGCATCGGCGCCTTCATGGTGCAGAACGGTGGCTGGCTGCTGAGCAAGGACGGCAAGCAGCCGACCGCCGACACCCCGGAGAACCTGGCCGCCCTCCAGTACGTCAAGACCCTGCTCACCTCAGGTCTCGCCAAGTACCCGAAGCAGCTCGACGCGGGCTGGTCCGGTGAGGCGTTCGGCAAGGGCAAGGCCGTGATGACCATCGAAGGCAACTGGATCAAGGGCGCCCTGCAGAACGACTTCCCGAACGTCAAGTACAAGGTGGTGGCGCTGCCGGCCGGCCCGAAGGGCCAGGGCACGCTCTCCTTCACCCAGTGCTGGGGCATCGCCGCCAAGTCGAAGTACAAGGACCAGGCGATCAAGTTCGTCGAGGCGATGACGAGCGGTGAGCAGCAGCTGACGTTCGCCAAGGCGGTAGGTGTCATGCCGTCCCGGCAGTCGGTGCGCGACAGGTACACGGCCGCCTCGCCGACGGACAAGGTGTTCATCGACGGCGCCGCGTACGCCCAGGGCCCGGTGAACGCGCCGAAGATGGACAGCGTCCTCAAGGACCTGGACACCGGTCTGCAGGGCCTGACCAACGGCGACCCGAAGACCGTGCTGCAGAACTTCGACAAGAACGCCAAGGCGGCGCTCGGCGGCAGCTGA
- a CDS encoding LacI family DNA-binding transcriptional regulator: MPEKVTIATVARHARVSRQTVSNVLNAPHIVRQETRQRVEDAINALGYRANQAARQMRTGRSRLIAARIEPTRDGINGSVLDRFLHGLTETADAAGYRVLLYTATDDEREIATYDDLLGTYELDAFVLVGTKYGDPRTAWLADRDVPFVTFGRPWDALDAHPWVDVDGAAGTGAATRHLLAAGHRRIAFIGWPLGSGVGDDRRAGWHDALHAAGVDPTGLHRETEDGIAEGERLTRDLLAAVAPTAVLCASDSLALGALQAIRGTDPPVSVIGFDDTPVAAAVGLASVSQPLGEAAARCVDLLTGVLDGNHETPTHVLLQPSLALRHTA, encoded by the coding sequence GTGCCCGAGAAGGTAACCATTGCGACGGTGGCCCGGCACGCCCGAGTGAGCCGGCAGACGGTCTCCAACGTGCTCAACGCCCCGCACATCGTGCGGCAGGAGACCCGCCAGCGGGTCGAGGACGCGATCAACGCGCTCGGCTACCGGGCCAACCAGGCGGCCCGACAGATGCGTACCGGCCGGTCCCGACTCATCGCCGCCCGGATCGAACCGACCCGCGACGGCATCAACGGCTCCGTGCTCGACCGCTTCCTGCACGGCCTCACCGAGACCGCCGACGCCGCCGGCTACCGGGTGCTGCTCTACACCGCCACCGACGACGAGCGGGAGATCGCCACCTACGACGACCTGCTCGGCACCTACGAGCTGGACGCCTTCGTGCTCGTCGGCACCAAGTACGGCGATCCGCGTACCGCCTGGCTCGCCGACCGGGACGTGCCGTTCGTGACCTTCGGCCGCCCGTGGGACGCGCTCGACGCGCACCCCTGGGTCGACGTGGACGGTGCCGCCGGCACCGGCGCGGCCACCAGGCACCTGCTGGCCGCCGGGCACCGACGGATCGCGTTCATCGGCTGGCCGCTCGGGTCCGGTGTCGGCGACGACAGGCGGGCCGGCTGGCACGACGCGCTGCACGCCGCAGGCGTCGACCCGACCGGGCTGCACCGCGAGACCGAGGACGGCATCGCCGAGGGCGAACGGCTGACACGCGACCTGCTGGCCGCCGTCGCGCCGACCGCCGTGCTCTGTGCGAGCGACTCGCTCGCCCTCGGCGCGCTCCAGGCGATCCGGGGCACCGACCCGCCGGTGTCGGTCATCGGCTTCGACGACACGCCTGTCGCCGCCGCGGTGGGACTGGCGAGCGTCAGCCAGCCACTTGGCGAGGCCGCCGCGCGCTGCGTGGACCTGCTCACCGGGGTCCTCGACGGCAACCACGAGACCCCCACCCACGTGCTGCTCCAGCCCTCGCTGGCGCTACGGCACACCGCGTAG